A stretch of DNA from Candidatus Zixiibacteriota bacterium:
AAGTCATAGAGCAATACGTGGAAAACCATAACCAAAACCCACGCGTTTTCGTATGGACGGCGCCAGTAGAGCGCATCATGGCGAAAATTGCCAAAAGTAAAGAAGCGTTAGACGCAGGACACTAGAAAGTACATTTCTTGGTTCTTCCTCATCTTTGGGGCCGTTGCAGTCATAAACTTCCTGCCCAATTTCCTCCAGGGAGAACCAGCGCCGCTCGGGTTTTCGCCAACCACCGCCAACCTGCTAGGCTGGGCTTCCTTTGGGGGCCTGATGAGCGGGACCTCAGAAGAGATATTCTTTCGCGGTCTCTTGCAGACTTTCCTGGCGCGGGCTTGGAAGAGCTCAATCAGGATATCAAAGTTGAAGGTGCCAACCGCAGGTCTGATCGCCGCGCTTATTTTCGCCTACGCGCACATGGAGATCAATTTCACTCCATTCTCTGTGGACTTCAGCACCCTGCAGGTCACGTTGGCGTTTATCCTCGGCGTCTTTTACAGCATTGCCTACGAGCGAACCAGAAGTCTGATTGCGCCCGTCGTGAGTCACAACTTCGCAAACCTCGTCCAGTATCTTATTGCTGGCCTCACGCTGGCGCTCTACTCTTAGTTGGATGCGCGTAAGCACTACAAGTGACGTCCAAGAGGTAGAGAAAAAGACAGCAGCAATGCAAATCTCCTTGTGCGTCGCCTCCAAGAGATACCAATCATCCGGTTCCTGGTGTGAGGTGGCTTCCTCGTCAACCCAGTCCTCTTCCCAGGACATGGCACGGCGGACGGTTACTCTGCGGGTCGCACTGGCCTCTGGAACTGGTGTTGTTAAACAGCCGGTTAGAAAGGGGTTGCACTTGTGAAAAGCTCCCCCGGCTGGACTCGAACCAGCGACCCGCTGATTAACAGTCAGCTGCTCTACCGACTGAGCTACAGGGGAGTTACAAAACAACACGTAATGTCCTTCCCGTTTCCGGGCAAGGCGATAGTATACCCCTTTTTGGCAAGATGTCAATTCCTTTTGCGGGCCGGATCGGTTCCGGCACGAAGCCACAAAGGTACATTGCACCCGCCCGCGCCTACACAGCAATCGACAGTCACGGGTGGTTTCAACTCATCGAGGCGATCGGCTCTCTCCACGATCCAGCAAGCGCAACTTCAGAACGACTGCGATATCGATCAATCGCACATCTTGCGACACCGAAATTCGCTTCGGCGTCCGTGATCTCGACTCACACGATATCAATTGCTCGTCTCGACACACTCCCACCACGCCTTGGTGTGAAAAATAGACAAAAAGGTCTTGACAAGGGAACCCGGGGAGAGTATGCTATTTACAAAGGTGGATCCGACCGTCCTTCTACTTGCGGCTCGTATGGGCCGTAGTCGGACATCCGTGGGCTAGGGACGGAGGAAAGGTGCCAATTGGTTGGGTACCGCTTCGGCAGAGTCCGAGGCGCAATTGAGCATGGGTTCTTCCAGGGGCGTGAGGTTTTCATACTCGATTGTATCCCCTTGGTGGGCAGTATGCCCTCTAATCATCCAACCATAGGATTTGGTTCCTGCCGCCGTTAATTCCGGTGCGAGCAGAAGCTTGCCCGTTTACGCGGAAGGAGGTGAGTCAGGCTCAAACACGCATCAGCCTGGCAGGCGGTCTTCGTACCGATCTGTCACGGCAAATCTACGATCACTTGGAACCAGGACGAGGAAGAAGGTAAGGCCACAGCGATTGGGTAACGAGAGTTGATGAACTCTACGGAATAAAATAAGCACCGTCAGGCACAGGTTAGAGACGGAATCTGGGTACTGATTTCATTCTATCCATATGCCCGACAGCGCCCTACATTCAAAATATACAGACATATCCTCCATCACACAAGCTAAAACGCTGTGTGGGTTGTGGCTTGTCCTGATACCCCGTCCGTAACTCCGAAAGGAGGCGGGTACCAGAACAACTCGATTTCGTGACCTTCGCCCCACGTTACGTGGCGCGAACTCAAGAAGGATCATAACCACCGACATCGCTTGCGATGTTCGGTGACACGTGTAATGGAGGAATTTGGCAATGTCTTTTCCCTATAGAAAAGTATTGCAGGTAATGGCAATCTGCCTGGCGCTGGCGGTACCGTCATTTGCCCAGTATTCCACATTCGTAGTGGACGACAATGGCGATCCGCTGACGACATTTCCGACGCTGGCTCAGGCACTCACGACGGCGCAGACCTATCCGAACGGTCCGCACAAGATCGTGATCATGGCCGGCGCCTACTCCGACTACAATCTCACCTATGACCCGACCAAGGTCGATGAGATCTATGGCGACCCGGCCGCCGCTGTCGGAGACATTGTATTCACGTCTCCCGCGGGCACCAACAACTTCATCACCGCCGGTACCAATCTTCAGATCCGTCACATGACGCTCGACGGATATAAGGGGATTGGCGTTCTGGTGAACGGCAACGGTGTCACGGTCGAAGACATGGTGATCGTTGGGGGCAGCGGTTACGGTGTCTACCTCAACGGTGTGAGCGGGGTTCTGGTACAGAATCTCGCTCTATCCAACCTGGACATCGGCGTATATTCGGCTTCAGCCACCGGTTCGACGGTACAGGACTGCTCGATGGACAACTGCGGCTATGGCGCCGCCCTGTACAACTTCACGGGCGGCGGTGTTGTGGACAACCTTGACGTTTTCAAGGGGAACTACGGCATCTATCTCGACGGTGGCACAAGCGGTGCTGTGGTTAAGCACTGCACGGTCGATTCAGCGGGCATTTATGGCGTCTGGCTCAACGCAGTCGGAAGCAGTAATGTCGACAGCTCGCTGGTCCACGCTTCCGGAAACTACGGCATTGTGGTGACCAATTCAGCGTTCAGTCCCAACTGGATCCGTTTTAATTGTCTCATCAACAATGGCGGTGCCGGCAGCCAGGGCTACGATGACGGTGCTCTCGCGAGCCTCTGGACGGGCAACTTCTACTCGGATCAGGTCTACACCATGGCGCCGGGCCTTATTACCGACGCCAATCCACAGAAGTACCTGTTGACCGCCAGCACCAGTGCGACGACCTACAACCTTGGCGACATTATCCCAGTGGACTTCGAGTGGGCCATGCCGGCCTGCGGAGGCTTGGACAGCCAGTTGACGGCGGCGTACAATTTTACGGTCAATTTCGACAATACCAAGCTGGCCTATGTTGCCGCTTCGGCAGACTATGATGGCGCCTATCTTGGCCCGGCGCCGCCGGCGCTGTACACCAACATCGTTGTTGGCGCCAGCGACCTGACGTTTGCGGCGGCCAACTTCACCACCCCAGGTGTCAATGGGGGTCGTCTGGGGTTTGCCAATTTCGAAGTGATCGGTGCCAATACGACGACGTCGTTCAGTTTCTCGGGCGTGGATTTCCGCGATCCGGGGAACAACCCGCTGCCGTTTGGCACTTCGGCGGGCACTCTGACTCTGGTCGACAATGTCGCACCAGTGATGGTGTCACTCACGGCCAACAATCCGGCCGGTGATGATACCTATTCGGATGGTTCCGTGGCCGGTCCCGGTCCTTTCCTAAAACTGTATCTGACGATGTCGGCCACCGACAACTTCGACCTGGACAAGTTCCAGTGGAACTCCAACGGTGGTGCCTGGAGCGACTGGATCCCAGTTCCGGGAGTGCACCCGCTCACCGCAGGAACCGGCGGCCCGACGCAGTACGATTTCGTATGGCTTGCTCTTCCTGAGGGCACCCACACGGCCGGCGTGCGCGTGAAAGATGCCGCCGGACTCGTGTCGAACGAAATGTTCTATACGTACACGATCGATCGCACTGCGCCGGTGTTGACCTCGCTCACGCTTCAGGATTATGACAACTGCAACGTGAATATCAACTATACCAACGCGGCGTTAGTGAAAGTCGATTTCGCAGCTTCCGGCGATATGTTTGAGATCGAGTACAACGGCGGCCCGGGGAGGGTCCCGTATGCCGATCCCGACGACTTCACGCTCAGCGGCGGTGCCGGCGGCAAGACTGTCACTGCATACTTGTTCGACAAGTACAACAACCGGAGCAGTCAAGCCACCGACAACATCACTCTCGACCTGACCGCCCCCGCGCCGACGGGTTGGGGCTTTGCTCTTAACAAGACAAACTCCACAAGCGTCAGCGGAACCTACACGTCCGCAGGTTCCGGAGCCGTGCAGCTTGCGGTCTCCGAGGACCCGGACAGTCTTGTGTGTGGCTCGCCCCTCTGGCAGGCGCTTGGATCTCCGGTGTCAGTCACCTTGAGTTCTGGCGACGGGATGAAGTACGTCTACTTCGCCACTCGGGATTATGCCGGGAACATCAGCACACCGCTGATGGACTCGATAGAACTCGACCAGACGCCCGTGACGATCACTGCGTACGACCTCCAGGATGTGGGTGACTTTGATTGCACCGAGAACGGGTCGATTGAAGCTGTCTACGCCTGGTCAGGACCTGGCGCCACAACGCTTCAGTGGTCATACGATAACATAACATGGGGCTTCTGGA
This window harbors:
- a CDS encoding CPBP family intramembrane glutamic endopeptidase; its protein translation is MLGWASFGGLMSGTSEEIFFRGLLQTFLARAWKSSIRISKLKVPTAGLIAALIFAYAHMEINFTPFSVDFSTLQVTLAFILGVFYSIAYERTRSLIAPVVSHNFANLVQYLIAGLTLALYS
- a CDS encoding right-handed parallel beta-helix repeat-containing protein, encoding MSFPYRKVLQVMAICLALAVPSFAQYSTFVVDDNGDPLTTFPTLAQALTTAQTYPNGPHKIVIMAGAYSDYNLTYDPTKVDEIYGDPAAAVGDIVFTSPAGTNNFITAGTNLQIRHMTLDGYKGIGVLVNGNGVTVEDMVIVGGSGYGVYLNGVSGVLVQNLALSNLDIGVYSASATGSTVQDCSMDNCGYGAALYNFTGGGVVDNLDVFKGNYGIYLDGGTSGAVVKHCTVDSAGIYGVWLNAVGSSNVDSSLVHASGNYGIVVTNSAFSPNWIRFNCLINNGGAGSQGYDDGALASLWTGNFYSDQVYTMAPGLITDANPQKYLLTASTSATTYNLGDIIPVDFEWAMPACGGLDSQLTAAYNFTVNFDNTKLAYVAASADYDGAYLGPAPPALYTNIVVGASDLTFAAANFTTPGVNGGRLGFANFEVIGANTTTSFSFSGVDFRDPGNNPLPFGTSAGTLTLVDNVAPVMVSLTANNPAGDDTYSDGSVAGPGPFLKLYLTMSATDNFDLDKFQWNSNGGAWSDWIPVPGVHPLTAGTGGPTQYDFVWLALPEGTHTAGVRVKDAAGLVSNEMFYTYTIDRTAPVLTSLTLQDYDNCNVNINYTNAALVKVDFAASGDMFEIEYNGGPGRVPYADPDDFTLSGGAGGKTVTAYLFDKYNNRSSQATDNITLDLTAPAPTGWGFALNKTNSTSVSGTYTSAGSGAVQLAVSEDPDSLVCGSPLWQALGSPVSVTLSSGDGMKYVYFATRDYAGNISTPLMDSIELDQTPVTITAYDLQDVGDFDCTENGSIEAVYAWSGPGATTLQWSYDNITWGFWKNLTALPSPDSTAGGVVTPNAWNLLYIRIVDDVGNISTAALDSIFYDAAAPTLGGIVVADAASTATPPAEMAGVTNSTTFLLKLSGLSADITALKISEDGGATYTEYAVSFGGAATFDYSYTWSVAPAECAWLAGAVKTVDCAGNESAPVAFSVYFDFTSGPVITSYTGPAMTNNPTVTLNIAATDNCWPGTPWLMRFGEGSLSGVPWEPFAITKSFTFTPGDGYRTVNMDVADIGGNLASGSVTIYLDQTAPGPGTFVITGPNPLSAPGYTDNLAGNTAAITWDADVVTMWIQNSDGSNATGPIPAASPHALAPLSPAGVGLKTVNYWFLDLAGNWSPMYSASIDYSNVPPAPPTTAVGIPMASTKLMWTPVVDAKSYYIRSNRQNQYPLYPDPVPPHPLTFSEGNPVGETADTFFVFPGPGPDIYSFSIWTLSKHGLWSPWPNVQVTATNYILGDFYPTPDGCIKFTDEFGALASAYSQSTGDPGFNMYLDIAPTIDATATGYPIPDGTIDFEDLVIFAINYDSYACGSTTKSTSGNAIPNTAKPTTDPVAVEVVVPSAALAGSEVVLPVMVRDQQAVKGYHVILDYNTDNFELVAVESGKGYEAVAQSFFFFAKDASNIDVSGVVLGSNVTFTDPELFRVILRAKTTGAVDLTGQELTFRDRQNQDIKADLSLTRTAGVNLPTEYSLSQNYPNPFNPATTIELALPQAGRYKLTIYNVLGQVVESVEGFSEAGVVHYVWDASRECSGVYLYRLEAGTFEATRKMILLK